The Prionailurus bengalensis isolate Pbe53 chromosome D3, Fcat_Pben_1.1_paternal_pri, whole genome shotgun sequence DNA window cccctccccccccccaccggagTACTGCATGTTGCTTGTTACTTTGACAAAAACCTTGGATTTCTGTGCTTGGATTATTTTGGCTCATAGTAACCCACCTATGAATGTTTCTGAACCCACTGGGAATACACGATTTACGTGATGGGAGTCTGAAATAATTTGCCTCTAAAAGGAATGAATTTGCCAGGGAATACCAGCTTTCATTACGGACAGATATTGCCAGACATTGGATTCTAGTCAATTCTTTAGAGCTAATATCTACTGAAATGACTAGAATGGCTTCTAAAATGTCAAGAAGTGACGGTTTTACGGGTTTGCACCTATTTTTAGCAGCGGCAAGCGAGGCACCTGTGCTGCCGGGGGAGGAGCTGTGCAGCCCACAGGAGCCGCAGCCACCTGTGACCTCTGCCCCCAAGTTCCAGCCCACGGTGTGATATTGTGTTCGCCTTTTCTCAGTCTGACCTGACGCCCCTCGGCACTGACTGAGGTGGGCAGGTGCTGGGGTATGAGGGCCCGGGTACGGTCCGTGTGCAGAAATGGTCATCTGTGAGCCAGAGGAGGGCAAGCAGATGGGACAGGTCATTCCAGGATCAAACAATGTACCCCCAAGAGCAGCGAGAACTTCTCAGAGCAGAAAGCATGTCCAAAAAGCAACCACGAAGTTGTTCCTCAAGAATTGTgtttaggggcacccaggtggctcagttggttaagaatcggactcttgattttggctcaggtcatgatctcaccgtttgtgagatcaagccccacctcggagtctgcttgggagtctctctctccctctctctctctctgcccctccccagctcgagagtgtgcatgtgttctctctctctccttctctcactctcaaaataaagaaataaacattaaaaaaaagagaaatgtgtttAATCAATCCTGATGGCATTttctatgctctttttttttaatgtttgtttatttttgagagagacagagacagagagagacaaagagagacagagtgtgagcaggagaggggcagagagagagagggagacacagtacttgaagtgggttccaggctccacactatgagcacagagcccaacatggggctctgacTCACGAatctccagatcatgacctgagccgaagttggacacttaaccttaaccgactgagctaccccagcGCCCCACTGTTCTCTGCTTTAATGAAAGTTGGACTCCCCACCTCCCTAGGGGAGGAGGTTTCATCTGGGCTTAAAAATGAGTAGCTGATCCAGGCTCCTGGGGAGGTCTGGATGGATCAGGCCCCGTGCAGCCTGTGCACAGGCCCCCTGGGAGCATGCACTTAGGGCCAGAGGAGTCAGAtctggagcacagaggaggaTGGGCAGAAAAGACGGTGCCCCTGGAGAAGCCAAGAAAGTGAAGGCAAGGAGGCACAACCCCTTCAAGCATTCATTTGTTTAGGAAGCATACACTGAGCGCCTACTACATGCTAGGCTAAAATGGAAACCGTTTATCCAGGAGTTTCCCAGTCGGGGTTGTCTGCAATCTTAAAAGGTGTTCTGTGGGAAATGGATACTGATCACACAGTTGTGTGAAGCTCTGGGTTAGACAAATTTAGACAAATTTAGACAATTCTCTCTCGTTTCCCTGTGTTCTCACCGGAGGTGACTCTGCCAGGGATGTAAGAGAAAAGTGGCAGAGCCTGTGAGCAGAGCCCTCTGCGGGAAATACTGATGGACGCAATGGGCAAGCTTGTCCCGGCCAGCCTCCTCCTCGGAAAACAAGGACTCTGAGCCTCCAGGGAGGTTGAGAGGCAGGAGGCTGTTTGGAGAGCAGAAAATCGAGGATGATGAAGGAGCTGGCCAAAGCAGCCTCCCCATCCAGGTCCCTCTTCTTCGAGGTGCTCCCTGAGGAGCACAGGGGATTTCCAAGCAGACAGGCTGGCCCCGTCACTTCCCCAAGTCAGTGGCCCCAGAGTGAGTCTCAAGGCTCCCTCTGGCGTAGGAGGCCACAGTGTTGGAAAGAATGACATAGAGCCTTAGCTCTGGGCCTCTTCCTCCCGCCAGCCCTGATGGTCCTCTGGAGCTTGCTAGGAGAGCACCGGGCAGCCTGGCTCACTACAGCCTGCATGAGGGTGGCAAACACCAGCAGGTCCCATGTTGGGACTCCCTGATCCTTAGGGTCTCCAAAGGATGTGGGCAATGTCTACTTCCACTTTTGAGTCCAGCTCTGACCGTCAGGCCCTGGTTCCAGCCTGGTTGTGACCTCCTTTCTGCCACTTGCCCCTTGTCTCCTCCACTTTGCACACACCCTCTGACAGGTAGACCCACCTCCTGGCCGGCAGCCAGTTACCACTGGGCCCCAGCACTTGTGGAGACAACGAGCAAAGAACAGCAGGCAAGGGCCACACCTCATCCTTAGGAATGTTGGAGCCCAACGCCATGGTGGGCACAGAGCACATTCTCCCTGCAAGTCTGCTGACTCACTGGCTGACCTTAGCAATGAGCAGACGTATGTGGATGCTGCCCTCATATTCTCATTGTCTAAAAGGGGAAACTGGTATGGATTAAACAACTGCAAACGATTAAGTTAACAAATACATCGAAGgaccaagagaagaaaataccAAATTCTGTGGAGGCCACCATCCAAGCTCAGCAGGTAGGGAGCAGTCAGACAGGCTTCCTGCGGGAAGTGAGATTTAAGCTGAGACCCGAAGAATGAGAATGAGTTGGCAAGGTGAAGAGCAGAAGAGAGAACcttccaggtggagggaacagcatgaaCGGGGCCCTGAAGCCCAGCTCTGGCCCGAAACCTGCATGTGGACCAGTGAAGGCGGTGGTGTGGGCCGTGAAGGCCTGATCAGCAATGTGACGCCAGCTGGTTTCACCAGAGAATCCTTACTGAGAGCATCTGCATCAGTGACACAACTGTCCCACCAGCAGCAGCGATTTGTTCCCACAGTTTGCTGCCCCACAGAGGGTTCCTGTAATCTGCCAACCCAGAGTCTTCCCGCAGCAGACCAGATGGCCAGCCCGTCGGCGACAGCTCAGTCAGTAAACAAGTGACAAGGTTCATCAAGGGGAGTCTCGACCAGTGAGATAAGGACTGTCATGAGTTCTGCTCCGAGTGATAGACCCTGGTCACTTTCTGTTCTATGGAGGTGGTGCATTGGTATATAGATGCCATCAATTTAGCTAAACTGCCAGAGAACAGGCCCAGGAATTTAGGGGAATCTTCATGAATCGAGGACCCCATTAAGTCAGCAGCTTGCTTTAGGGTCTGTGGTGGGGGCCCTGTTTCCCAAAAGACGCGTTGCTGTCACTTCCTTATGTATACTAGACATTCGGTAAGGCCAGGCCCACTGGCTTTTGAGTTGCTGTTCCTATGGAACAGAGAGGTCTGTTGGGCTCTTCTCACCTTGCTAGTCATTGAGTCTGAGCTGACCAACCCCAAAATGGGGATGTCAGGTCAAAGTGTTACAAGGCACCCAGGGGTCAAGCATGCGGTTTCAACAAGAGCTTGCTCCTAACCTCCtcaaataaaacaagcaaacagtaTACTGGGGGGCTTGTCCACCAGGTGGCACTGTTACACTAGGAAATGCCCTTGGGTAATCGGGCAGCCATTAAACCTGATGAACacagatttctctttctattgctggaattctgtatttttctgcTGGAGCACCAGGGATGGTttagggaggaaagaggaaaggggaaagttGCAGTCTACATGACCACTCGTATGTTTGTACATGCTGCAGTTCCGGATGGGAGAATCCCTTCTGGCACTTAGGGGAGGGAAAGTGCAGGCACAGAACACATGGATTCTTACTATCCTTCAGCAGGGGGAGCCACAAGGGTACAGCCAATGGCCCACAGGGCCCCACCCACAAGGCCACTTAGGCTTTCCTTCCCTACCTTTCCTTCACCAAAACTCCATCAAATGAATTTAGGAGTCTTTGCATGAGAACATGGATCAAGGAGTCTAACATGCATACGAGTCAGGGACTGCAAAGTCCTTAATACCAGGAGACCAGGCTATCCTCTGGCTAGGAGCTCAGGAAGCACAGGGAGTGGTGGAGGCTAGCCCAGGAAGACAGTggaagcaaagcaaaggaaacaagtcagcttcttttctcccttcctttagGGTCTATACCTGAGCATGGGCACTTCTTCCTCCCAGTTTCTGGTGCCTGTGCCCTGGGGCTTCTCCCCCTCACTGGCCACCACATTCCAACCTGCAGCTGTTGGTGCTTTGGGCACCCATGCCAAGTGCTGAGAAGTGGCCAGGTAAAAAAGTAGTCAGGGTTTACAGTTTGGGCACACACAGTAGGAGATGTAGGAGAACAGATGCTCAAGCAGGACCGTCTTCCCCAACACTTAAGATAATGTCAAAactaagggcacctgagtggctcggtccattaagcaactgacattggctcaggtcatgatctcatggttggtgagttcacgccctgtgggggctctgtgctgacagctcagagcctggagcctgcttcagattctgtgtctccctctctctctgcccttcccatgctcacactctgtctctctctctctcaaaaataaataaacattttaaaaaaatgtcaaatatatattagataacttaaaatggaatactaaaaacacacacaaaaagtttaACCCAAAGataggaaaggagaaacaaaaatgaaaaatagagggaataagtagaaaaaaataataaaataggaggTCTAGATCCAAATATATtggtaattacattaaatgtaaatgaagtaAACACACGAATAAAAAAGattgacagcatggagtttttaaaaagtgatccggggcgtctgggtggcgcagtcggttaggcgtctgacttcagccaggtcacgatctcgcggtccgtgagttcgagccccgcgtcgggctctgggctgatggctcagagcctggagcctgtttccgattctgtgtctccctctctctctgcccctcccccgttcatgctctgtctctctctgtcccaaaaataaataaaaaacgttgaaaaataaaaaaaataaaaagtgatccAAGTACAGCCTGTGTAAAGAAACTCTTTAAATATTATGACATAGGtaggataaaagaaaaagtattaaaaaaaaaacaactataacaTGGAAgtcccaaacaaaacaaagcaagggGCAACCATATGAATATCAAAGtaaacttcagagcaaagaaaattacaagtTAAAGACAGACATTACTTAGTGATAGAAGAACCaattcaccaagaagacataacaattctaaatgtaTGATACCCAAAAATAGCGTTTCAAAATATAAGAAGCAAAAATTGTCAGAGCAGAAAAGGAGTagatgtatccaccattatactTGGAAACTGCAACTGTCTTCTGTATgtcatatatagaaataaaagacagaaaattagcAAAGATAGAACAGAACAACACCACCAACTACCTTGaattaattgatatttatagaacactccacaCAACAGcagactacacattcttttcaagtgcacatggaacgtttaACGAGACAGACCATACTGTGAGTCATAAATCaaactttaacaaatttaaaagaattcaaatcaTAGAAAATATGCTTTCTgactacaatggaattaaactataAGTCAATAACAGGAGGATAACTGAAAATTCTCCAAACACTAGGAAAGAAATGACGTTTTTTCCGAAAGAAAtctcaaaggaaattagaaaatatattaaactgaaagaaaattaatatataacatatcaaaatttgtgggatgtagCTAAAGTGGGAGATGAGTTTCCTGCATTAAGTGTTTATATTACAAAACAAGGAATGTCTCGAAGCAAACACCTGTGCTTCCCTACAAGAAACTGATGGGAGGAGGgggcaaaataaacccaaagcaagtaggaggaagaaaataatgaagaatggttattaataaaattggaaacaaaaaaaaaaaacagaaaatcgaTGAAACCAAAAAGTGGTTCTTTGAAAGACCGGTAAAATTGGTTTTCTCTAGTCAGActaataaacagaaaaggaaagaagacagaaattaccaaatcaggaatggaaaaggaaaggcaaCTACAGATCtcatagacattaaaacaataacatcTCTATGCAAATGAATGTGGCAAACTACATGAAATGGACCAAACTgtccaaacccacaaactatcaaaactcaCACATCATAAAACAGGTAActctcaattttaaaacattcttgggacacctgggtggcttagtcgtttaagtgtccaacttcggctcaggtcatgatggcgtccttcatgagttagagccccgcatggggctctgtgctgacagctcccgagccgagccgggagcctgctttggattctgtgtctccctctctctgcccctcccctactcacgctctctgtctctcaaaaataaataaacattaaaaaaatttcttaaacattctcattgccccaaaaagaaaccctgtgtcCATTAGCAATCACTTCCTATTGCTCCCCAAAAGGCCAGCCTAAGGCCACcgttaatttattttctgtctctatggatttgtctattctggacatttcatatgaatggaatcatataacgTGTAGtctttgtgactggtttctttctcttaccATAATAtattcaaggttcatctatgttgtagcgtGGGTCAGTACTTCAGTTCTttgtatggccaaataatattctattatatagatATAGCATATTTGATGGATTAGTtatagacatttgggttatttccactttttttggttattatgaataacatACCTACAAACATTTgtatataagtttttgtgtggacgttttcatttctcttgggcatattagtgaaattgctgggtcatatggtaactgtatgtttatatttttaaacatatttgtttatttttgagggagagagcaagggaggggcagagacagagggagacacggaatccaaagcaggctccaggctctgagggctcagaacagagcccgccatggggctcgaactcacggacctcaagatcatgacttgagctgaagtcagacactcaactgactgagccacccaggtgccccacgtttattttttttaggaacttccagacttttccaaagtagctgtaccattggcactcccaccaacagttgttattttctgtctttttaaaaattctagtcaTCCTAATGAATGTGAAATAGCAGCTCATGATTTATATGTGCagttccctgatggctaatgatgttaagGCCTCTTTTCAACCGTTTATTGGCCATGTGTAATCTTCTTTGGGGaactgtctattcagatcctttgcctattttaaaattaggttgcctttttattattgaattgtaagtgTTCCCTATATATTCTAGATTCGAGTCCTTTAtcatatatgatttgcaaaaatgttcttctcttctgtaagttgtctttttactttcttggtggtgtcctttgaagcacaaaactaatttttacgaagtttgttttatcttttttttttctttcattgcttgtgcttttggtgtcgtaTCTAAGAATGCTTGTTCTGATCAAGGTCATGCGTGTTTACAtctatattttttcctaagactttttttttttcacataaaagttCTTAGTTTATTAACTCTCTCCTGAAAAATTGGCACAGTCACTGCAGAGCCACTGCAGAATCTTTATTCCTTCTGTTGTCCAGTCTCCGGCTCACTTGTTCCCGGCATCAACCCTGTCTTCTGCAGTCCCCCTGactttcttcattctgttcttgtgttccttttgctgttttcttgAGGTCTGTTTCTTCTCACACAGGCCATGTCTTGCAAGTCTATGtttgggttcatttttctttgcatcaTCCAAGGAATCATAAATCATGCCAAAGCCAGTTGTCTTGCCACCCCCAAAATGGGTTGTGAATCCAAATACAAAGATGGCATCTGGTGTGGTCTTGTACATCTTGGCtagtttttcccccaaatatgtCTTAGGTGCTGCTGCCTTTCCAGGGTGAAGAACATCAATGACCACTTGTTTCCACTGAAGTAGTCAGTTGGTTATGAACTTCCTGGTCTAGAGAGTTACTGTGTCATTCATGATGGCAGCTGAGCTTCAAGCAGCCGGACAGGAAAAGAGAGCtttctaagagttttgtagtttGAGCTCTAACATTTAGGTCTAGGATACATTTGAGTTAActtttacatatgtatgtttgAGGAAGTGTTCTTTCGTATATGAATATCAAGTTGCTGAAAAGACTTCTTTCCCCATTAaattgtcttggcacccttgttgaaaatctaTTGACTATAAATGTGAATACgagtttatttttggactctcaattctgtttCACTGGTCTGTATGTCTATTCTTATGCCAGTAGCATATTTTCCTGATACtgtagcctttttaaaaattatttatttatttatttatttattttgagagagagagagagagagagagacagagagtgcgtgCACGCacgagcaaaggaggggcagagagagagggagagagagaatcccaagcaggaacccaatgcgggacttgatctcacaacgatgagatcatgacctgagccaatatcgaGACTCACATGtgtaaccaattgagccacccaagtgccctgataCAGTAGCCTTGTAGGAAATTTGAAATGGGTAAGTGTGAATCCTccactttcttctttgtttggGCTATTGTAGGTCCcttgcattttcatatgaatCTCAAGATCGGTTTATCAATTTTAGCCAAAAAGGCACTTGAAATTATACAGAGATTGTGCTGAACCTGTAGGTTACTTAGGGAGTATTGTCATCTTAAACATATTAaatcttctccatttatttaggttttctttaatttctttctataatgtttatagttttcagtgttcaAGGCTTgtacttcttaaatttattcctgttttatttttttgatgctattgtaaatgtaattattttcttaatttcacttttggaTTATTCATTCCAAGTATACACAAGTaccatttttttcatatcttgtATGCACAGTTTATATTTTGGTGTATTGATCTTGTATTCTGTAATTTTGCTGACCTCATTAATTAGTTCTGGATTTTAGTGCATTCCTAAATATTTCGTCTATTCAAGATTATGTTGTCTGCAAACAGAGATGGCTGGAGGGACGATCACATAAAATAGTGCACGTGTCTGGTACCGGGCAAGGTCTCCTTAGGTGACAGTTTCTCTCATGCTTCCTTGGTTAGGCACTATTCCCCTCCTGCTACCACAGCTGGGGGTCCCTTCCTCTGCAATCAGTCCTCTGAAGGCCACCGCTGCTTGGCTGAATTCCCAAGAGTTGAACTACATGTATGATCCCTGCCTGAACCAATTTATTCTAAGCCCTGAGCACCACTTTTAGCCCCCTCGTTGTCCCTGGCTCTGGCGCCTTCTTCCAGGCAGAAAAGCAATCCCAGACCCAAACTGTGCCTCCCCCCATGGTGTCCCCCAAACAGAGGAAGAACAGAAGTGGAGGTTTTCAACAGCCCTGCATTCCTTCTTCCCAAGGCCATCCACGCATGAGTCCTGAAGGGAGCGGGtcctttggggggtgggggtagggtacTTAGAGAACAACCCATCTTAGCATAGGGTCCCTCAAACCAAATTCTGAATGGCTCCAAATAAACCAAAGTAAAAAGAGCGACATAAAtgctaattttatattaaaattataatatctaTAAATTCTGCCCCATATCTATATTACATGCCCGAGCAGCAGTTTTCAAATACTCGACACATTTTTATTGCTTGCACACACGGGCTGGGCCATGGTCCTACCTTGAGGTACCCACGGGTTCAGTGATGGAGATGAGGTGAGCTGCGCGAGGTGGGCTTTGCCTGCTCCCTGACAGAGTCTACCTTAAACAAGGTAGTTCTTACATTGTTCTGGGAGTTTGAGGGGCTTTCAAGTACACAGTCCCCTCTTAGCTGAGGAGACAGGGCCGGGGGTAACCATGGGCTTTTGGATACACCTTGGGATCCCTGGCTGCTCCCAGGGTGGGCCCCCAGCCTTGATGGGGAGAAGCAGATGGTTTCACCCAGCACCAGGCCAGGCTCATCACCAAGCTCTGCCATAGCTGCCTGGTGCCCTAGTTACTCCTCTCCACACGCAGGGCGGGGGCTGGGCCAGTCCTCCCACAGAAGCCCGATGTCAACGACCACCCACTGCCTGTGCCCCCTGTTCCCAACCTCTGTCAAGTCAGGGCAATAAGGCCTCCTCCAGAGGGCCATCATGAGGATGAGGCTGGCACCTGGCACAGCGCAGGGTCTCCGTGAGGGTCTGTcagctccctgcctccttcctgtgTGGGGCAGAGGGTTTAGTGGTCAACACTGGCAGTTTACTCCCTCTGGGTCAGGTGCTGTGCTTGCCTCCTTCGGAGGAGTGTCTCAATTCAGTCCTTGGGTCAGGGCACCACACTGCTCCCTGGTCTGTGAGCAACCCCAGCTTCAGCTGCTCTGGAGCACGGTAGTCAGCAGGGCCAGCGGGGGACAATTCTAGGCACAAGCCCTAAGCCCTGCCTGATGGCCACCAAGCCGGGCTTCTGTGCTGCACAACCAGTCCCGGAGGGCGCAGGGGCATGAGTGCAGATTCCGCCCCAGCGGGAGCCCtgatccctcctcccacacatcTCCCACCCCCAGGTAATCACACAGCTGCACTCCACCAACACAGGATTTCTCGGAGATATTATTCCccaagttgggggaaaaaaaaaaaccaacgcTATTATGAGCAGAGTCTGCTGAAAGAAGGGCTGAGAGCATTTCAGAGATGCATTGCCGTTAGTCGGTTTTATGGcacatttgcatttaaatagaTTCTTTAACTCTTTTTCTGAACTTAGCAATAATACAGCCTTAAAACGCTGACTAATAGGGTGACGTGTGCttaat harbors:
- the LOC122470047 gene encoding LOW QUALITY PROTEIN: 40S ribosomal protein S24-like (The sequence of the model RefSeq protein was modified relative to this genomic sequence to represent the inferred CDS: substituted 2 bases at 2 genomic stop codons) — encoded protein: MNDTVTLXTRKFITNXLLQWKQVVIDVLHPGKAAAPKTYLGEKLAKMYKTTPDAIFVFGFTTHFGGGKTTGFGMIYDSLDDAKKNEPKHRLARHGLCEKKQTSRKQQKEHKNRMKKVRGTAEDRVDAGNK